From Dermochelys coriacea isolate rDerCor1 chromosome 8, rDerCor1.pri.v4, whole genome shotgun sequence, the proteins below share one genomic window:
- the GDF9 gene encoding growth/differentiation factor 9 yields the protein MTSSIMVIPWRIFICFYYFIRLLSSVALCSHSSRDEVVSEKTPELLLVPEDEPLELPPVLLLPPGVRNGYALLPPLLKVLVDQRPHSWESEAARLQPDSRALRYMKRLYKMSTTKEGIPKANKSHLYNTVWLLTPCAECKHHHRDQIKEDLRSVDLLFNLDRVTALEHLLKSVLLYSFDRSVFSSSAITCMCHLAVEENDPSGKVCPNVPQSITFNLHFKLRRHKWVEIDVTSFLQPLIASNKRSIHMAVNFTCLKDDQHHNSKQENSFNMALVPPSLLLYLNDTSEQAYRRWNSLRHKRKNPMWFRWRNNPLADSMEEIGTENMQNKRASRHRRDEDVKENPSAPTYNLSEYFKQFLFPQNECELHNFRLSFSQLKWDKWIIAPHRYNPQYCKGDCPRVVGHRYGSPVHTMVQNIIYEKLDSSVPRPSCIPAEYSPLSVLTIEPDGSIVYKEYEDMIATKCTCR from the exons ATGACCTCCAGCATTATGGTAATTCCCTGGAGAATCTTCATCTGTTTCTATTACTTTATCAGGTTGCTTTCTTCTGTTGCTCTATGTTCCCACAGCTCTAGGGATGAGGTAGTGTCTGAGAAGACCCCTGAGCTGTTGCTTGTTCCTGAGGATGAGCCCCTTGAGCTACCTCCAGTGTTGCTACTGCCACCAGGTGTGAGAAATGGCTATGCTCTCCTGCCACCCCTTCTCAAGGTGCTGGTTGACCAGAGACCTCACAGTTGGGAAAGTGAGGCCGCAAGACTCCAACCAGATTCCAGAGCCCTTAGGTATATGAAGAGGTTATATAAGATGTCTACCACAAAAGAAGGGATCCCAAAAGCCAACAAAAGTCACCTTTATAACACTGTCTGGCTCCTCACTCCATGTGCTGAGTGCAAGCACCACCACAGGGACCAAATAAAAG AAGACCTGCGCTCAGTGGATCTGCTTTTCAATCTGGATCGCGTTACTGCGCTGGAGCATTTACTCAAGTCTGTCTTGCTCTACTCCTTTGACAGATCAGTTTTTAGTTCTTCTGCCATTACATGCATGTGCCACTTAGCTGTTGAGGAAAATGATCCTTCTGGTAAAGTGTGCCCCAACGTACCACAGTCAATTACTTTTAATCTGCACTTCAAACTCAGAAGACACAAATGGGTTGAGATTGATGTGACCTCTTTTCTTCAGCCTCTAATTGCCTCTAACAAGAGGAGTATCCATATGGCTGTGAATTTCACTTGTCTGAAAGATGATCAACACCACAACTCTAAACAGGAAAATTCTTTTAATATGGCATTGGTGCCTCCTTCTCTTCTATTGTACCTAAATGACACCAGTGAGCAAGCTTATCGTAGGTGGAACTCCCTTAGACATAAAAGGAAGAATCCAATGTGGTTCAGATGGAGAAATAATCCACTTGCCGATTCCATGGAAGAAATCGGAACAGAAAATATGCAGAATAAAAGGGCATCTCGCCACCGAAGAGATGAAGATGTGAAAGAGAACCCATCTGCGCCAACTTATAATCTGAGTGAATACTTCAAAcaattcctgtttccccaaaatgaaTGTGAGCTTCACAACTTCCGACTAAGTTTTAGCCAACTAAAGTGGGACAAATGGATAATAGCACCACACAGATACAACCCTCAATATTGCAAAGGTGACTGCCCAAGGGTGGTTGGGCATCGTTATGGCTCTCCTGTCCATACAATGGTACAGAACATCATATATGAGAAATTGGACTCCTCTGTTCCAAGGCCCTCTTGCATTCCTGCTGAATATAGTCCCTTGAGTGTCTTGACAATAGAGCCTGATGGTTCTATAGTCTACAAAGAATATGAAGATATGATAGCTACTAAATGTACTTGTCGGTAA